From the Myxococcales bacterium genome, one window contains:
- a CDS encoding sigma-70 family RNA polymerase sigma factor, which yields MGPTLMELSLSLAWPHPEASVTDAPIDLDAALVARAQRGDGAAFEQLVRRHQRGLWRLARRYVRSDADAADVTQQAFVRAYQALGNFRGDASVRSWLYRIAINLALNTVRDRGREQPSEIADDALTVAATGADRLERGQRAAALRAAIAQLPPKQKLVLELRVFDELAFREVAALADCTENAAKVSFHFAVKRLRALLGDEVLP from the coding sequence GTGGGTCCAACCCTCATGGAGCTGTCGCTGTCCCTCGCCTGGCCCCACCCCGAGGCGAGCGTGACCGACGCGCCGATCGACCTGGACGCCGCGCTGGTCGCGCGGGCCCAGCGCGGCGACGGCGCCGCGTTCGAGCAGCTGGTGCGCCGGCACCAGCGCGGGCTGTGGCGCCTGGCCCGACGCTACGTCCGGTCCGACGCCGACGCCGCCGACGTGACCCAGCAGGCGTTCGTGCGCGCGTACCAGGCGCTCGGCAACTTCCGCGGCGACGCCAGCGTGCGCAGCTGGCTGTACCGGATCGCGATCAACCTGGCGCTCAACACCGTGCGCGACCGCGGGCGCGAGCAGCCGAGCGAGATCGCCGACGACGCGCTGACCGTGGCCGCGACCGGCGCCGACCGCCTCGAGCGCGGGCAGCGGGCCGCGGCCCTGCGCGCCGCGATCGCGCAGCTCCCGCCCAAGCAGAAGCTGGTGCTCGAGCTGCGCGTGTTCGACGAGCTGGCGTTCCGCGAGGTGGCGGCCTTGGCCGACTGCACCGAGAACGCCGCCAAGGTAAGCTTCCACTTCGCGGTCAAGCGCCTGCGCGCGCTGCTCGGCGACGAGGTCCTGCCATGA